The genome window CCCCCAGATCCCTCGGCGTGCTCACCAACAACCAGGCCGAGTACCGCGCGCTGCTGCTCGGCCTGACCGCGGCGCGTCGCCTGGGGGGCGAGCGTGTCGAGATCGCCATGGACAGCGAGCTCGTCGTCCGCCAGCTCGAGGGGCGCTACAAGGTGAAGCACCCGCTGCTCAAGCCGCTCTACGAGGAGGCGCGCCTCGCCCTGACCGCCTTCAGCGCCTGGCGGGTGCGGCACATCCCGCGCGCGGAGAACGCCCTGGCCGATGCCCTTGCGAATCAGGCGCTCGACTCCCTATAATCGCCCCGGAAGCGAACCGGATGGCCGCGGAGCATTGCTTCGAGGAAAGTCCGGGCTCCACAGGGCAGGGTGCTGGGTAACGCCCAGGGGAAGCGATTCCACGGAAAGTGCCACAGAAAACAAACCGCCTGCGCCATCGCGAGATGGGCGGGTAAGGGTGAAAAGGTGAGGTAAGAGCTCACCGGGCGCCCGGCGACGGACGCCGCACGGCAAACCCCACCCGGAGCAAGACCAAATAGGGGAAGAGAGGCGGCCCGTCTCGCCCGATTCCCGGGTAGGTTGCTCGAGGCCGCCGGCAACGGCGGTCCCAGATAAATGGCCATCCCTCCCCGCGGGGAGGACAGAACCCGGCTTACAGGTTCGCTTCCCTTTTCGCCCGTCGGGGCGCGCGGCGGCCCGCCGGTCAGGATGCGCCAGCCACCCCGCCCGGCGGAGGAGGATCCTTGCAGCAGGCCCCAGCGCCGACCTTT of bacterium contains these proteins:
- a CDS encoding ribonuclease HI family protein, with product PRSLGVLTNNQAEYRALLLGLTAARRLGGERVEIAMDSELVVRQLEGRYKVKHPLLKPLYEEARLALTAFSAWRVRHIPRAENALADALANQALDSL